GTATACCTTTCACGTCGCCGAGATGCACAGGCAATATGGTAAGTCGTCGATTATTGAATTCTGCGACCTTGTCAGCTGACGGCATACAGGGCCCATCGTCCGGACCAGTCCTTACGAGCTTCACATCAACGACCCAGCCTATTTTGAAACGCTCTACCGCCACGAGGGGCGCTGGAACAAGTACGACTGGTCTGTCGATGGCCAGAATGCCCTTGGTGCCATCATCTTTACACCGGACCACCACGAGCACAAGGCCCGTCGGGCACCGCTTAATGCCTATTTTCCAAATCAAGGGTTGTCCACCATCAGGACATGATCATCCGTAAGCTAAAAAAGCTCTGCGGGCGGATTGGCGAGTTTGCAAAAGCTGGAAGAGTGATCGATCTCGGCGCTGCTATAAGTGCTTTCCAGAGGGATGCTTCGACAGAGTATGTTCTTGGCAAGGACTATAACAGTCTTGACCAACCGGACTTCAGTGTCAGTATGATAAGAATCATGCATGGTGGCGGAAGGATGTGGCACTTGACCAAGCACATCCGCTGGTACGGGCCTGCTATGCTTTCTATTCCGAAGGAGTTTCTCATCAAGAGCGCTGATCCGGATACGTCAAACTTTATGCGCTATGCGCGAGTACATACAGCAGTCTACCATTCTTACCCGAGGGGAACGGTTGCTGATGTTGCACACAGGACAGCGAAGAGGACACCGCGCAGCTACTCAAAGCGGCCGCTTCTTACAACCCGGATGATGACACCCCCCGAACCATCCTTCACGAGATCTATGACTCCAATCTTTCCCCCAAGAACAAGACGATCAAGCGTGTCTTTGCCGACGTCGTCTTAGTGACGGGAGCCGGCTTCGAAACAACAgccagcctcctccggctGGTTATCTACAAACGTCTTTAGCAACACCGACATTCTAACTCGCCTGCGAGCCGAGCTCACCGAGGCAGCTGCTCGGTCCTCGTCTCCGGATGGATCTATCCCCCTGCAGACACTTGAACAGCTACCGTATCTAACGGCCGTTTTGATGGAGGGTATGCGGTTAAGTCCTGCTATTGCCTCCCGCTCTCAGCGTACCGCTCCCGACAGAGATTTGATCTATGACAAGTATCGCATCCCGCTGGAACACCTGTGGCAATGACGGTTCTGTTGATGCACACGGACGAAAGGCTGTACCCGGATCCGCATCGGTTTCAGCCGGAGAGGTGGGTAGATccggaggcgaggaagaaggctgaggagacGTACGCGCCGTTCTTGAGAGGTACGAGGATCTGTCTCGGGATGCAGTAGGTTTCCTCAATTTGTCATTGTCTGTCCTGTGGTCCAACCTGACCGTTTGAGCTAGTCGTACCTGGGCAGAAATGTATCTGCTTATGGCTGCGATCGTGCAAAAgtttgactttgactttgatggTCTCACACCAAACGACCATTTCAAGGTCGTGAGCGACCAGTTCATCGTCAGCACCAAGGGGAAGGCTGTTTTGGAGACATGGGTGTCGCTTCGTCAGCGTTGAGACCGGTCTGAATTGTATCTCTGGAAAGTGGGAAGAAATTCATGACGACGGTTGGCACGGTCATAGGAAAAAGGCATCAGGGGTTTCAGGGGAGGAGACCCACTTTTCCCCCTATCTCTACCCTAACTGAGTACAAATCAAATCAACCCAAGCGAATTCTCACTGTGACTTGAGACAATCCCACTGTGCTCTCAATACACGTGTCTCCCCCACAAGCTGTCCAACTAAGTCGGACATTCGCCTGTCATCACTCAGGCGGATCATGCCCCGAACAATTACAGCCGCAGCCGTAGGGTTTGTCGTGGCAGCAGACTCTTTTTTGAAGTTTTGGAGGTGAGTTGAGCTCATGTGAGATGTGGCTGAGTGGGCGGTCGGTGCTGTAAGAGGGGTGCTGCTAGTTTGAGgaaaggaggatggtgatgggggggggggagagaaaACATACCACTTGCGGATGGCGTTGCGGTCGATGTAATCAGGGAGGGTAGATTTTGTTGTACGTCATGGAACGGAGCGGACCACATTCCGCTTTGAGTCGGGCGGCATTGGAGTCTAGAGGGGAAGAGAGGTGTGGCTAGCAGACTGGTAGCCTGCAAACCGAGGAGTAAAATGAAGGTCAAAAATCACATTCTGGTCAAGCCTTTCACTTGAGACGACGCTAATGTGATCAAGTGTAGACATAAATGGTGAGGCTGAAGGAGCGATACGGTTGACAGCAGCCGGAACAGGGTTCCTTCATACTCGAACCCTGCTCCTTCTAAGAGAGATGTTTGTCTTCTCAGATCCAACATGATGTATCTCCCACCGCGACGATGGGAGTTACGGTTGTGACTCGTCGACTTACTCAGTGTCTCTGATCCCCATATCTTGGAGCCACAGTTGTTACAAGGTCTGAGCA
This genomic stretch from Podospora bellae-mahoneyi strain CBS 112042 chromosome 1 map unlocalized CBS112042p_1.2, whole genome shotgun sequence harbors:
- a CDS encoding uncharacterized protein (EggNog:ENOG503Q4WB; COG:Q) — protein: MAIDCSPGGCLLPHSCLLPPLLGSSCQISRPKLAAITRYYEAYYHVVKKGQYTFHVAEMHRQYGPIVRTSPYELHINDPAYFETLYRHEGRWNKYDWSVDGQNALGAIIFTPDHHEHKARRAPLNAYFPNQGLSTIRT
- a CDS encoding uncharacterized protein (EggNog:ENOG503Q4WB; COG:Q), whose protein sequence is MTVLLMHTDERLYPDPHRFQPERWVDPEARKKAEETYAPFLRGTRICLGMHRTWAEMYLLMAAIVQKFDFDFDGLTPNDHFKVVSDQFIVSTKGKAVLETWVSLRQR